The genome window GCAGCAGCGCGTGCGAGGTGGAGGCGGGCAGCTCCTCCAGGTGGTGGGTGACCAGCACGCTGGCCAGTTCGGGGTGCAGCCGGCGCAGTTCGTCCAGGCTGGAGAGCAGTTGCTCACGGGCGGTCAGGTCGAGCCCGGTGGCGGGCTCGTCGAGCAGCAGCAGGCGGGGCTGCGGCATCAGCGCGCGGGCGATCAGGGTCCGGCCGCGCTCGCCCTGGGAGAGGGTGGTCCAGGCGGCGTCGGCGCGCCGGGTCATGCCGAGGGTGGCGATCAGCGCCTCGGCGTGCTCGCGCTGCTCCGCGGTCGGCCTGCGGAAGGGGTCGGGCTCGATGCTGTTGGTCAGGCCGGTGAGCACCACCTCGCGGACCGTCAGCGGCGAGCTCAGGGGGTGACGGGGGTTCACGTGGCCGAGGTGGGCGCGCAGTTCCCGCAGGTCCACCCGGCCCAGCCGGCGGCCCAGCACCCGCACCACGCCGCGGGTGGGGTGCGAGACGGCGCCGAGCATCGCCAGCAGGGTGCTCTTGCCGGCGCCGTTGGCGCCGAGCACCGCCCAGTGCTCGCCCGGCGCGATGGTCAGCGAGACGTCCCGCAGCAGGTGCCTGCCGCCCCGCACCACGTCGACCGACTCGGCCTGCAGGACCGGTTCCGCGCGGGTCATTCGGGTGCCTCCGGTGTGCTGGATCACTGACGGACGGGTCTGGCACGCTAGCAGCGCTTCGTACCAGCCCTGTGACCGTTCCACAGGGCGGACTGGGTCCCCCAGGACTGCGCCGCTACTCTCGCTGGTGCCCCGCTCGATCCCACGGTCGACGGGCCGGTCCGTCGCGGCGGTCCGGGGCTCGGGGGCGGCGAGGGAGTGAGGAGCGGGGCCAGTGATCGGACGAGCGCTGAACGGCCGTTATGAACTGGTCGGCACCATCGGGGCCGGCGGCATGGCGACCGTCTACCACGGCGTCGACCGGGTGCTCGGCCGCCCCGTTGCGGTCAAGATCCTCAACGGCGGCCTCGCCGAGGACCCGCGGTTCGCCGAGCGGTTCAGCCGGGAGGCGCAGCACGCGGCGATGCTGGTGCACCCGCGGATCGCCATGGTCTTCGACTCCGGGATGGACCAGGGCTCCCCGTACATCGTGATGGAGCTGGTCCGGGGCCGGGCGCTGAGCTCGCTGGTGGCCGAGGCCGGGCCGATGCCGATCGAGCGCGCGGTCGGCATCGCGGCGGCGGTCTGCGAGGCGTTGGAGGTGGCGCACGCGGCCGGCCTGGTGCACCGCGACATCAAGCCCGGCAACGTGATGATCACCGACGACGGCGGCGTGAAGGTGGTGGACTTCGGCATCGCCCGGGCCAACGCGGCCGGCGGGCAGCAGCTCACCCAGACCGCCACGGTGCTCGGCACCGC of Kitasatospora viridis contains these proteins:
- a CDS encoding ABC transporter ATP-binding protein, producing MTRAEPVLQAESVDVVRGGRHLLRDVSLTIAPGEHWAVLGANGAGKSTLLAMLGAVSHPTRGVVRVLGRRLGRVDLRELRAHLGHVNPRHPLSSPLTVREVVLTGLTNSIEPDPFRRPTAEQREHAEALIATLGMTRRADAAWTTLSQGERGRTLIARALMPQPRLLLLDEPATGLDLTAREQLLSSLDELRRLHPELASVLVTHHLEELPASTSHALLLREGECVGRGPVDGVLTTELISACFDHPVRITREDGRWAARAARPAR